A single Phragmites australis chromosome 4, lpPhrAust1.1, whole genome shotgun sequence DNA region contains:
- the LOC133916126 gene encoding protein LAZ1 homolog 1-like isoform X2: MALKNAIRFILMLIHVSSCLGRSGNMFSPGFVSVSKSLPSWPILSAGTSVTVALVLSLFLIFEHLCAYHQPEEQKFLIGLILMVPVYAVQSFFSLLNSNVAFICELMRDCYEAFAMYCFERYLIACLGGEESTIRFMEGQLHINEISPLLDADYDYGIVKHPFPLSCFMRNWYLGPDFYHAVKIGIVQYMILKPICAVLAIFLELLGIYGEGKFAWKYGYPYLAVVLNFSQTWALYCLIQFYTATKEKLEPIKPLSKFLTFKSIVFLTWWQGVAVAFLFSTGLFKGHLAQRLQTRIQDYIICLEMGVAAVVHLKVFPAKPYRRGERSVPNFAVMSDYASLGAPDPEEDTGINSLTILRTPPPDGKDRRLSFPQSVRDVVLGSGEIMVDDVKYTVSHVVEPMERSFTKINQTIHQISENVKQLEKQKRKAKDDSYLIPLKPWSEEFSEAHDHAAGGSFSDSGLGD, from the exons ATGGCACTGAAAAATGCGATCCGTTTCATTTTGATGCTGATCCATGTGAGCAGTTGTTTGGGTCGATCAGGGAATATGTTTTCTCCTGGCTTTGTTTCAGTGTCAAAGTCATTACCAAGCTGGCCGATTTTGAGTGCAGGAACATCTGTAACTGTTGCACTTGTTCTGTCCCTGTTTCTAATCTTTGAGCATCTCTGTGCATACCATCAACCTGag GAGCAGAAATTCTTGATTGGTCTTATTCTGATGGTTCCGGTATACGCTGTTCAATCA TTCTTCTCGTTACTGAATTCAAATGTTGCATTCATCTGTGAACTGATGCGGGACTGTTACGAGGCATTCGCCATGTATTGCTTTGAGAGATATTTGATAGCATGTTTAG GTGGGGAAGAAAGTACCATTAGGTTTATGGAGGGTCAGCTTCATATCAATGAGATCTCGCCTTTGCTAGATGCTGATTATGATTATGGCATTGTGAAACATCCTTTCCCATTGAGCTGTTTTATGAGAAATTGGTACCTTGGTCCTGACTTCTACCATGCTGTGAAAATTGGGATTGTGCAATAT ATGATACTGAAGCCTATTTGTGCTGTCTTGGCAATTTTTTTGGAACTTCTGGGAATCTATGGAGAAGGAAAGTTTGCATGGAAATATGG GTATCCATATTTAGCTGTTGTCCTAAATTTCAGCCAGACATGGGCATTATATTGCCTTATACAATTTTATACTGCTACCAAGGAGAAGCTGGAACCTATTAAGCCCCTATCCAAGTTTCTAACTTTCAAATCTATTGTATTTTTGACCTGGTGGCAAGGTGTTGCTGTTGCATTTCTTTTCTCAACTGGTCTTTTTAAAGGACATTTGGCGCAAAGATTGCAAACACGTATCCAGGATTACATTATATGCCTTGAG ATGGGAGTTGCGGCGGTTGTCCATTTGAAAGTATTTCCAGCTAAACCTTACAGGCGTGGTGAAAGAAGTGTTCCAAATTTTGCTGTCATGTCTGACTATGCATCTCTGGGAGCTCCAGATCCTGAAGAAGACACAGGGATCAACAGCTTAACAATCTTGCGAACTCCTCCTCCTGATGGTAAAGACAGGCGGTTGAGTTTTCCACAGAGTGTTCGTGATGTTGTGTTAGGAAGCGGTGAAATT ATGGTTGATGATGTCAAATATACAGTTTCCCATGTCGTGGAGCCTATGGAGAGGAGTTTTACAAAGATAAATCAGACAATTCATCAGATCTCTGAAAACGTCAAGCAGCTTGAGAAGCAAAAGAGGAAGGCAAAGGACGATAGCTATCTCATTCCCCTGAAACCATGGTCAGAGGAATTTTCAGAAGCTCATGATCATGCTGCGGGTGGTAGTTTTAGTGACAGTGGATTAG GGGACTAA
- the LOC133916126 gene encoding protein LAZ1 homolog 1-like isoform X1: MALKNAIRFILMLIHVSSCLGRSGNMFSPGFVSVSKSLPSWPILSAGTSVTVALVLSLFLIFEHLCAYHQPEEQKFLIGLILMVPVYAVQSFFSLLNSNVAFICELMRDCYEAFAMYCFERYLIACLGGEESTIRFMEGQLHINEISPLLDADYDYGIVKHPFPLSCFMRNWYLGPDFYHAVKIGIVQYMILKPICAVLAIFLELLGIYGEGKFAWKYGYPYLAVVLNFSQTWALYCLIQFYTATKEKLEPIKPLSKFLTFKSIVFLTWWQGVAVAFLFSTGLFKGHLAQRLQTRIQDYIICLEMGVAAVVHLKVFPAKPYRRGERSVPNFAVMSDYASLGAPDPEEDTGINSLTILRTPPPDGKDRRLSFPQSVRDVVLGSGEIMVDDVKYTVSHVVEPMERSFTKINQTIHQISENVKQLEKQKRKAKDDSYLIPLKPWSEEFSEAHDHAAGGSFSDSGLGKKKYIRNSNRLRFGSCF, encoded by the exons ATGGCACTGAAAAATGCGATCCGTTTCATTTTGATGCTGATCCATGTGAGCAGTTGTTTGGGTCGATCAGGGAATATGTTTTCTCCTGGCTTTGTTTCAGTGTCAAAGTCATTACCAAGCTGGCCGATTTTGAGTGCAGGAACATCTGTAACTGTTGCACTTGTTCTGTCCCTGTTTCTAATCTTTGAGCATCTCTGTGCATACCATCAACCTGag GAGCAGAAATTCTTGATTGGTCTTATTCTGATGGTTCCGGTATACGCTGTTCAATCA TTCTTCTCGTTACTGAATTCAAATGTTGCATTCATCTGTGAACTGATGCGGGACTGTTACGAGGCATTCGCCATGTATTGCTTTGAGAGATATTTGATAGCATGTTTAG GTGGGGAAGAAAGTACCATTAGGTTTATGGAGGGTCAGCTTCATATCAATGAGATCTCGCCTTTGCTAGATGCTGATTATGATTATGGCATTGTGAAACATCCTTTCCCATTGAGCTGTTTTATGAGAAATTGGTACCTTGGTCCTGACTTCTACCATGCTGTGAAAATTGGGATTGTGCAATAT ATGATACTGAAGCCTATTTGTGCTGTCTTGGCAATTTTTTTGGAACTTCTGGGAATCTATGGAGAAGGAAAGTTTGCATGGAAATATGG GTATCCATATTTAGCTGTTGTCCTAAATTTCAGCCAGACATGGGCATTATATTGCCTTATACAATTTTATACTGCTACCAAGGAGAAGCTGGAACCTATTAAGCCCCTATCCAAGTTTCTAACTTTCAAATCTATTGTATTTTTGACCTGGTGGCAAGGTGTTGCTGTTGCATTTCTTTTCTCAACTGGTCTTTTTAAAGGACATTTGGCGCAAAGATTGCAAACACGTATCCAGGATTACATTATATGCCTTGAG ATGGGAGTTGCGGCGGTTGTCCATTTGAAAGTATTTCCAGCTAAACCTTACAGGCGTGGTGAAAGAAGTGTTCCAAATTTTGCTGTCATGTCTGACTATGCATCTCTGGGAGCTCCAGATCCTGAAGAAGACACAGGGATCAACAGCTTAACAATCTTGCGAACTCCTCCTCCTGATGGTAAAGACAGGCGGTTGAGTTTTCCACAGAGTGTTCGTGATGTTGTGTTAGGAAGCGGTGAAATT ATGGTTGATGATGTCAAATATACAGTTTCCCATGTCGTGGAGCCTATGGAGAGGAGTTTTACAAAGATAAATCAGACAATTCATCAGATCTCTGAAAACGTCAAGCAGCTTGAGAAGCAAAAGAGGAAGGCAAAGGACGATAGCTATCTCATTCCCCTGAAACCATGGTCAGAGGAATTTTCAGAAGCTCATGATCATGCTGCGGGTGGTAGTTTTAGTGACAGTGGATTAGGTAAGAAAAAGTACATCAGGAATTCAAATAGGCTCAGATTTGGCAGCTGCTTCTAG